From Pelosinus fermentans DSM 17108, the proteins below share one genomic window:
- a CDS encoding GntP family permease: MEVISIIASLILLICFAYRGYSVIIFAPIFALLAASMSSLPIMPAYTELFMAKGVTYIKSFFPVFLLGAIFGKIMEDTGLAQGIAHAIIKGLGRERAILAVTLAGAVLTYGGVSMFVVVFAVYPFAAALFREANIPKRLIPAAIVLGAFTATMDSFPGTPQIQNIIPTSFFGTTIYAAPICGIFGGTILIGSGLFYLNHRYKTAITSGEGYGEHTINEPDIRLDTEVKLPSWYIGVIPLLAVLIINFVMINFFAWNPAMLEPFQAMKLPMVAANIKNVISIWSLIIALVIGILLAMGLGYKSIPKGGSLAKAMNAGAIGSLLAIMNTASEVGYGNVIAALPGFKAISSALMSIKIGGTPLVSEAVTVTTLAGVTGSASGGMSIALDLMSKDWLAWAQSIGMSPEILHRVASMASGGMDTLPHNGAIITLLVVCGLTHKQAYKDIFALTLMKTSVAFIVVFFHLLTGLY, from the coding sequence ATGGAAGTGATCAGTATTATAGCAAGTCTGATTTTGTTAATTTGCTTTGCTTACCGTGGGTATTCAGTTATTATATTTGCTCCGATATTTGCCTTGCTTGCTGCCAGTATGTCTAGTCTGCCAATCATGCCGGCTTATACCGAACTTTTTATGGCAAAAGGTGTGACCTATATAAAGTCTTTTTTTCCTGTATTCTTGTTGGGAGCCATCTTTGGAAAAATTATGGAGGACACTGGACTGGCTCAAGGTATTGCTCACGCAATTATAAAAGGATTAGGAAGGGAACGTGCTATTCTTGCTGTTACGTTAGCTGGAGCGGTTTTAACGTATGGTGGTGTAAGTATGTTTGTGGTGGTATTTGCGGTGTATCCTTTTGCCGCCGCACTATTTAGAGAAGCGAATATACCAAAACGGCTTATCCCTGCAGCTATCGTTCTTGGTGCATTTACTGCAACGATGGATTCTTTCCCTGGTACTCCTCAAATACAAAATATTATACCCACTAGCTTTTTCGGCACGACGATCTATGCAGCTCCCATATGCGGTATTTTTGGCGGCACGATTTTAATCGGTTCGGGTCTTTTCTATTTAAATCACCGATATAAAACGGCTATTACTAGTGGTGAAGGGTATGGCGAGCATACGATCAATGAGCCTGACATACGCTTAGATACAGAGGTTAAACTACCTTCCTGGTATATTGGGGTTATTCCTCTCTTGGCAGTACTGATTATTAATTTTGTGATGATCAACTTCTTTGCCTGGAATCCGGCGATGCTTGAACCATTTCAAGCAATGAAATTACCAATGGTAGCAGCCAATATTAAAAATGTCATTAGTATTTGGTCACTCATTATTGCTTTGGTCATCGGTATTTTACTTGCCATGGGCTTAGGGTACAAATCGATACCAAAAGGCGGCAGCTTGGCAAAAGCCATGAATGCCGGGGCTATCGGCTCATTACTTGCCATCATGAATACTGCCTCTGAGGTAGGTTACGGTAACGTTATTGCAGCATTACCGGGTTTTAAAGCCATTTCGAGTGCGTTAATGAGTATAAAAATAGGAGGTACACCTTTAGTCTCTGAAGCGGTGACGGTTACTACTCTCGCGGGTGTTACCGGATCAGCATCAGGAGGCATGTCCATTGCATTAGATTTAATGTCAAAAGATTGGCTGGCATGGGCTCAATCCATCGGTATGTCTCCTGAAATTCTACATAGAGTTGCATCGATGGCATCAGGCGGCATGGATACCCTTCCACATAATGGTGCCATCATTACGTTATTGGTGGTCTGTGGATTGACTCATAAACAGGCATACAAAGATATTTTCGCATTAACCCTAATGAAAACGAGTGTCGCATTTATAGTGGTTTTTTTCCACTTACTTACTGGATTATATTAA